In the genome of Pyrobaculum islandicum DSM 4184, the window ACTCCCGGTAGGTGTCGTCCTCCACTGCGTCAACTACGACGGCGGCTTGGTGCTCCCTCGCAAGCTTTATGATCTCGCGGGCGGCGTTTATAACGACGTCGCGGATTACGCCGTAGCGCTTTGTCTCAAGTTTCCACAGTTGTCTCTGGATGTCCAACGCTCTACGCGGATCCCTGTCTTCATCTACACGTGCAAGAGCTCTGCTTAATTGACTTATGTGGGCGTGGATCTTCTCAAGCTTCCGTATCCGCTCTTTCTTGGGGAACTTCAATAGCTCCACGACACGACCGTCGGCCACGAGACCAACCTTTACGTAGTGGTCTAGGCGGTTGACGTCAACAACGACAAGCGCCTTGGGCTCCACCGGCGCCACCTCTCTAGCGAAGACTAGGGCGATGTACAAGCCGCCGTAAGTAGGATCCTTGCCCCTCCTTACGTCAACGCCCAAATATGCCAACTTGAGTTTGGCGCCTTCCTGTAGTCTCTCTCTTATCCAAGAGATGCTGCCCTTCTTCAACTCGACGGCAAAAGGCGGTATGCCCAACTTCCGCACTCTGAGAACGCCGCTCTTTAGGTCGACGAAGACTGCCCTACTCATATCTTTCTCGTTTTCAACCCTAAGTTGGGTGCTCAACGGAATTGCCTGTTGAAACACTGTATCGTGCCAGAGGAACTTGGCATATCTCACAAGAGCTCTCCCAAGCCCGTATTTGGGGAATATCTCCTCGATAATCCGGTGCGCCAACTCCCGCCTGTCTGGCGTGAGGTGTCTGTCCAACTCCTCCGCCGTGAGTCTGGGCTCCTCTTGCCCCGTCAACTCTTTCAACAGTCTTTTGACGTACTCCTCTGCCGCCAAGTGCATTCTTGTCACAAGGTCAAGGACGTCCGGCCGCTCTTCGATGAGTTTCCAGGGGATTTCCACCTTCAGTGTTCTGTATGCGTACATGGCCTTGTATGTGGTGGGGCTGAAATCTCTGTTGGTTATAAAAGGCGCATGGGGGCAAGCCGGAAGTTTTACAAGACAAACCCACGGCGTTGTGCCCCGCCTCTCCTCAGAGCCTGCGAAACACCGACCCCCCGCCCTTCTTCCCCGGCGTTGAGAGACGCGTGCCGGCCATGTTGCTAATCTTCGCCGCCACAAGAGCAATCGTTGTCATAAGCAACGTGTTGACACCCGCCGGCGTTATACGCCGCTGTTGCCGCCCCCAAGTCCAATTCATACCGGCGATACCCACCGCCGTACCGACGGCGCTCACGGCGATAATCGCCGTAAACCCGTTTTTTAACCCACCCACACCTCTAAACAACGCAACCACACACCACTTCCCACTCCCTCGGCTCACCTGCCTGACGTCGTCGCTGTCAGGCAGGTGTGTGAAAGGAGTTGAAAGGTTGTTTCTGACTTTTTGTATGGTCCGCTGTTATTTGTGGTTGGACTCGCCGCTGTGGCGGTCAGTGACATTGCGTTGGCTCTGTCCAACCTCGTCGTGGTATATAAAGGGGCTTTGCCATCACCTCTCTTTCAGACTGCCCCGGCGTTGAGAGGGTGTTGGACCTACGGCGTTATATAGAGGGGAAGTTTGTAGTTTTAGTTGGCGATAGAGAGCTGGCCGAGAGACTCGGCGTGGCGCACGCCACGGTAGAAGAGGTAGAGAGGTTTCTGGCTTGGCTCTCGCGGGAGGTGCCGCTGGTCTTTAAGCCATATCTCCAGTAACTTTTATATAGAGGTGGCTCCCGTGGGGCGTGAGTTTTGAGAAAAACCTCCTGGAGAGAATCGCCTCCTATATACCGGGGTACGCAGGGTATAAGGAGAAGGAGGTGAGGAGGGAGACAGACGCCCTTGTTAGACGACACGTCGCGTCTATACTGTCCGCCGCCGCGGCTCAACTGACGCTGGGCCCCGCCGAGGCTAGGGCCGTGGCGGCGAACCCAGAGGCGAGGTTCCTCTGGGACTCCGTAAAGGCGGCTCTCGACAGAGTGACTCAGAAGATAGACAAGGCGCAACACGGCTACTCTGGCTTCTTCGACCTGGCTAAGGTAGACGAGTCGGTCCTCGAGGAGGTCTACAGACACGACCTAACGCTTGTGGAGACGGCGAAGAAAGTGGCTGAGACAGTTTCCTCTCTAAAGGCGCTGAGGCCTCTCTCCCAGGAATGGCTCGACGCGCTTAGGCAGATCCTCGCCCAGCTCCAGAGTCTCGACTCGGCGGTGGACGAGCGCAATAGGATACTAGACGCCATAAAGACGCCTCCGCAGCCCCAGTGGGAGTCCGGCGGGAGGAAGAGGGGGCTTTTAGACAGGCTTTTTAAGAGGACATAGCCACGTCTAGGTATAACATTGTGAGTACGCCTGCGACAAAGCCGTAGGTTGGGAGGTCTTTTCTCTTGTCTTCTGCATATATGTCTGGATATAGCTCAGCCGCCGTGACGTACATCATGGCCCCTCCCGCAAGGCCCATAGCCGCCCCCATCGCCAGAGGTACGGCTGATAAAAAGAGGGCGGAGGCCAAGGCGGCGCCGCCCTCTACTACGGCGCTGATTACGCCAATTAAAACTGCGGTTTTTAAAAGTCTGAATCTTAACAACGGCATTACCACCGCCGCCCCCTCTGGCACGTCTTGAATTGCTATAGCCAGGGCTGTGACAAAACCAAGTTCTGCGTTGTATATTGTCGAAACTCCGACGGCAAGTCCCTCTGGTATGTTGTGTATTGTAATGGCGAGGGCTATAAGCCAGCTCTTTTTCAACTTCCCCGCGAGGACAGCAGGCCCCTCATACCCCTTGACTAAGTGTTCATGTGGGAGTAAGACGTCTAGTAGACGTATAAACGCGACGCCTCCGGCAATGCCTAAGCCGACTTGCCAAAAGCCCCACCTCTCTACGGCGGGGAGTATTAAACTTGTAAAACTAGCCACAAGCATGACGCCGCCTGTAAAACCAAGGCCGAGGTCCACAAGGCCCTCGCCCCATTTTCTAAAGGGTAGTACCCCCGCCGCCACGCCTGCCAGAGTGCCCATTATTAATATTAACGCATTTAGAACTAGAGGATCCACGCCAGACGGCCGTTTCAACTTTATATACTAACGCGCTAACTTCTACAATGCCACAAGTAATCCAATGGGTTAACCCCAAGGAGGGCGAGATCATATGGAGATACCCCGTGGACAGGATCGAATGGGGGGCCCAGCTCATCGTCGAGGAGTGGCAGGCAGCTGTCTTCATGAGGGACGGCAAGGTCT includes:
- a CDS encoding zinc ribbon domain-containing protein, whose amino-acid sequence is MYAYRTLKVEIPWKLIEERPDVLDLVTRMHLAAEEYVKRLLKELTGQEEPRLTAEELDRHLTPDRRELAHRIIEEIFPKYGLGRALVRYAKFLWHDTVFQQAIPLSTQLRVENEKDMSRAVFVDLKSGVLRVRKLGIPPFAVELKKGSISWIRERLQEGAKLKLAYLGVDVRRGKDPTYGGLYIALVFAREVAPVEPKALVVVDVNRLDHYVKVGLVADGRVVELLKFPKKERIRKLEKIHAHISQLSRALARVDEDRDPRRALDIQRQLWKLETKRYGVIRDVVINAAREIIKLAREHQAAVVVDAVEDDTYRELKERGGNGVKKHFLDGLGQLRRRLQALAQWYGLPYVEERLYSTICPKCGAKMEELRNRRMHCPSCGFGAHRDNVPMIWAEKKYQELIEKTKQPTFPTPNHHTFNLVTTFYS
- a CDS encoding ZIP family metal transporter, giving the protein MDPLVLNALILIMGTLAGVAAGVLPFRKWGEGLVDLGLGFTGGVMLVASFTSLILPAVERWGFWQVGLGIAGGVAFIRLLDVLLPHEHLVKGYEGPAVLAGKLKKSWLIALAITIHNIPEGLAVGVSTIYNAELGFVTALAIAIQDVPEGAAVVMPLLRFRLLKTAVLIGVISAVVEGGAALASALFLSAVPLAMGAAMGLAGGAMMYVTAAELYPDIYAEDKRKDLPTYGFVAGVLTMLYLDVAMSS